The Arvicanthis niloticus isolate mArvNil1 chromosome 2, mArvNil1.pat.X, whole genome shotgun sequence genome includes a window with the following:
- the Abhd16b gene encoding ABHD16B, with amino-acid sequence MCVICFVKALVHVFKIYLTANYSYNFRSWPVDFRWDDLHAPGTGNSSHRALTCAAAAAGVWLLHDAALGKDTLTRPPRGARSQVQCLLQQIRELPSQLASYALAHSLGRWLVYPGSMFLMTRALQPLLQQGQERLVDHYRGRRAKLVACDGNEIDTMFMDRRQHPGRHGRGLCLVICCEGNAGFYEMGCLSAPLEAGYSVLGWNHPGFGGSTGAPFPQHDANAMDVVVKYALHRLNFPPAHVVVYGWSIGGFTATWATMTYPELGALVLDATFDDLVPLALKVMPQSWKGLVVRTVREHFNLNVAEQLCCYSGPVLLLRRTQDEVVSTSSHIPALSSGQVEGDVEGNRGNELLLRLLQHRYPSVMAHEGRTVVTRWLRASTLAQETALYARCRVDDEWCLATLRSYRESCRKELADTEAWGPHGPSFPWLVGQGLSARRRRQLALFLARRHLKNLEATHCSPLEPEDFQLPWRL; translated from the coding sequence ATGTGTGTCATCTGCTTTGTGAAAGCACTAGTACACGTGTTCAAGATCTACTTGACAGCAAACTACAGTTACAACTTCCGAAGCTGGCCGGTGGACTTCCGTTGGGATGACCTGCATGCCCCAGGCACTGGTAATAGCAGTCATCGTGCGTTGACCTGTGCTGCAGCTGCCGCAGGTGTGTGGTTGCTACATGATGCGGCACTGGGCAAGGACACACTCACAAGGCCTCCACGTGGAGCTCGGAGCCAAGTACAGTGCCTCCTCCAGCAGATCCGTGAGCTGCCCAGCCAGCTCGCTAGCTATGCACTGGCCCATTCACTGGGCCGCTGGCTTGTATACCCTGGTTCCATGTTCTTGATGACGCGCGCACTACAACCTCTACTGCAGCAGGGCCAGGAGCGACTAGTGGACCACTACCGTGGGCGGCGTGCCAAGTTGGTGGCCTGCGATGGCAATGAGATTGACACCATGTTCATGGATCGCCGTCAGCATCCCGGCAGACATGGCCGTGGACTGTGCCTGGTTATATGCTGTGAAGGGAATGCTGGCTTCTACGAGATGGGCTGCCTGTCTGCACCTCTGGAGGCTGGATACTCAGTGCTAGGCTGGAACCACCCCGGCTTTGGGGGCAGCACAGGTGCACCTTTCCCACAACATGATGCAAATGCAATGGATGTGGTGGTCAAATACGCGCTGCACCGCCTGAACTTCCCGCCAGCACATGTGGTGGTTTATGGCTGGTCTATAGGAGGCTTCACAGCCACGTGGGCCACCATGACTTATCCAGAACTGGGTGCACTAGTACTGGATGCCACCTTTGATGATCTTGTGCCACTAGCGCTGAAGGTTATGCCCCAGAGTTGGAAGGGGCTGGTAGTACGCACTGTTCGGGAGCACTTCAATCTCAACGTTGCTGAGCAGCTGTGCTGCTACTCAGGCCCAGTACTTTTGCTCAGACGTACACAAGATGAGGTTGTCAGCACTTCGAGCCATATACCCGCGCTGTCATCTGGCCAAGTGGAGGGCGATGTGGAAGGTAATCGTGGCAATGAGCTGCTGTTGCGTCTTCTGCAGCACAGATACCCCTCTGTGATGGCCCACGAGGGCCGCACAGTGGTAACCCGCTGGCTACGTGCCAGCACCTTGGCTCAAGAAACTGCATTATATGCACGCTGCCGTGTTGATGATGAGTGGTGCTTGGCAACACTTCGTTCTTATCGTGAGAGCTGCCGGAAGGAATTGGCTGATACTGAGGCCTGGGGGCCACATGGACCTTCCTTCCCCTGGCTCGTAGGCCAAGGTCTGAGTGCTCGGCGGCGCCGGCAGCTTGCACTGTTTTTGGCACGCAGGCACctcaagaacctggaggcaacTCACTGCAGTCCGCTGGAACCTGAGGACTTCCAATTGCCCTGGAGACTGTAG